Part of the Citrus sinensis cultivar Valencia sweet orange chromosome 2, DVS_A1.0, whole genome shotgun sequence genome, CTGTTTACCCAGTCCTAACTGAATGACTTCTAATACCGACATAGgctattttaataataattaatttaatatctaaatcATTAAGCGGTGTCACTTTTTTAGGAGAGGGCtaccttacagattctgtaagtaACAGCCCTCACAccaaataagtttttatttgaccGATATGAGTAGCTAAAGCTGAAGCAACTGTGGAATCGTATAGAAGAGTCAAATCCCCCCAAAGGCAAGATAATCCACATTATTAGGCAGCCCCTACTCAGCCAAGTTGGAAACCACCTCCTGAAGGCTGGTTTAGAATGAATGTGGATGCAGCAATCAAGACGAAAGACCAATTGGTTGGACTGGGAATTGCCATCAGAAACGACAAAGGAGAGTTTATAACTGCTGCTATGAAAAAGTCTAGATATTATGGCAGTATAGCATCTGCAGAAGCTGAAGTAGCAAATTGGGGGCTGGAAATTGCAGAAAATGCAGCATGCATCCCACTGATTAATTGAATCAAATTGCCAAAAAGTGGTgaatttaatcacaaaaaagaAGAGTAGCAAAGTGGAGATTTTTTGGACTATCTCAGAAGTTCATGGAAGGCTGAAAAGACTGAACCATGTCATTTGTCAACATGCCCCCAGAAGCTGTAGTAGTATTGCTCATACTTTAGTTGGTTTAGCTTTAAAAGTTGTGGAACCTGTTATTTGGTTGGAAACTTGCCCAACCCACCTAATGTACTTGTTCTCTTAATTTATCTATGAAAGTTACactttgttataaaaaaaaaaaattaatttgacctCACAAgcatatttatcaaattttttattctcatttgattgtttttaatagattaaataagttattatacttttaataggaaaagctcaaaatttaatttttaaaagtagaagttgaaatatttttatgaaatgttaaaatatttaagatatcATTCACTTATTTAACAATCTCATTTCATTCTTTTATAACAtagctttaaaaaatttagttattaaataattttataatttttaataaaaattttaattaataaccaaataattaaaattttttaagtaaaaattctaatgataaaaactctacttaaGTAGGTTATATTTAAAAGGTTATATCAAATAGAGTGTAAGAGAATAACATTGTTAaagtgaataatttttaatccagCACAGATTTGtggaacaaataaatattttttttatgacacAAATATTATTATCTAAATTATTGACGCCATGAAATCACTCAGTTACTTATTGAATTAACTTGCTTTTTCATCTATTATACACAGAGCTGCGCCTGGTCATGGTGCATGCATCTGTGCACTTGTTGGCGTTGGACTTGGACATGTGATTTGCTTGGAGATCACTCTTTGTATTGCTTCTAGGTGAAGCATTCATATCATTGTTTATTGTGCCCTCAAACTTCGATTATGCAGATGCTAACATGCCGGTTTCTCTTTAAACTAAGGCAAAACTAAGGATGGTAAAATTACTCAGACTCATCAgtaaaatcttatttgttgtgggtatttttattgtttacggatgaatttagtattttaaacttaaatatacTGTAAGTTATATGTAAgcttgatattaaaaaaaaaattcactagATACCGGTCATCCcacattctttattttaattatttatatttttaaatttaaattataaaattacattaaaaaatttacacataaatatatataagttaaGGTTCCTAATTACTTTaagtagaaattttataattttaagtttaatattattgatattttattttaatttgatttattttgtttattttgctTTAATGACTTGAGTGATTGCTCACAAAAGttagattttaattgtttaatctATTGTTAATAGTAGTTGTAcaaaatttacttgttaatattattaacaatacttatatactaattaaaagtGGAGCGCAAAGAATTCATATTAGTGATAATGATTTacttataaaagaaatattttatgtaattattttaatgctgaaattttaatttcttatttatattgataaaatctaaaattaaatattgtaaGCGGGATTTTAAAGATATTGTCCAAAATTTATggtttgaattatataatttaagttttatgtataattaaaaaatatttttaatttttacaattttaaatgagaaaattctCAAAAAATCCACTCAAGGTTACAAGTGgatttggtaattgttaaaactcCCAgcaagtgatttttttttttaaatatgctGCAGATTGCTGGCAGATTTGGTAATGACATAGTCGCAATGGATGCTAttcattgccatccctagttaaaatgaaattaaaatatcttgGCTAAATGTGGGATATCAGATTCATCTCTCTTTTACTAATTCGACCTCGCGTTAGCGTTACTCTTCATCACATTTACAATGTATATCCGAACCGAAATAAACCTATCTAACCTCCTGGGAATTGGAATGTACAATGAAACGGCAAGTTAACAGTTCCTACATTATTGGAGAATGTTACCCAAGGGATGTCATTGAACCGCTATGTTTGCTTGGCAATGGCGTGTTCATTCGAGATTGACGCTTTGTTGGGATGAGCACTGGTTCCTGATCCGATTCCTCAGAAGCTGGATCACTTTCACACTCCTCTACCTCTTTGAAAACTGGATGGATATAAGCAATTTGGAGGAAGCTTTTCAAGTTCAAATTTGGTTCCCTTGCTCGTTCCAATGTATCTTTCATCATTGCTTCCTGGCAACCCAACAAAAAATCGTTGAAAATTGTGTAATTTGCAATTTCaaagcaagaaagaataaattaaagacaaaaCTAGAGGGGCAATGCCAGAAATTCAAGCTATTATTCACTTCATGATAGCATTTTACATCATATAGGAACAATGTGCGTGGCAATTGCAGTGCTAAACCTACCTGTAATGGATATCTGACAAATGCAGGTTCGTAACGTCCTTTGCAGAACCTGTGGAACCATATTGTCAATATAGGAAGCGTGATCAGCAATGGGGTTGATTGAGCAGCTTCTTTTGTGCTTAATAACCCCATCAGCAGCAGCTGTGAGACTACAAGTGCTGTAATGATGCGGCCATGGACATCTGGCCAAAATGCAGCGGCACTCTCATACTCTTGGTTGTAGACGTTTATAATCTACAGATTCAATATAAGTGTTAATCAGTATAGGGTAAATAAACGATCATATATTTTTGGTGTGCAATGAAACTGATCGCATATGTCTTCTATTCATATGATTTGCTTGTATTCTTACTGCTCCTACATTACAAACATACAAGAATATTTTACTTGGCTGAAGCCTGAAGGagcataaaattttcttttggaagaaCCCTGAAATTTTACCTGATGACGGTAGACAACAAATGCCAGTGCGAAGAATACTATTATGAAAGGGAGGAGGAAGGGGGTCACAACAGCATAAACAAGGCcaagtaagaaataaagttgAATTTGCGGTTCTCCAGTGTTAAAACCAACGGTTCCAGGATCCATTGCCTCTTCTCTATCCTTTTCAGTCTTCAccaagaagaaatttttcaaGTGATAGATTATCAAAGGTTTCAACCTCAGAATCTCCCCAGCGACTCCAGCCCACCCATCAACCATGATATAAGTAATGAAGAATGTTGCTTTCATTGGAATGGAGGTACCGATTGTCTTTGGTATGCTGCAGAGAGTAGTCAATTAACATTAGCAACAGATATACAATGCACCATATGAGTGTTGGATCAATTAATGCGTCGCAAATAAGATATCGTGGAGTATCCTGCTATGATATAATGATATGATGCTATTGAATATATCTAATGCAAACTGTTACTTGTAATTTATAGATGATTAGAAAAGCAAAAGTAGATTTTTCTCAACTTGTAAACCTACAATAGAGTgggaaaaccaaaaaaaacaTTGCAACTTATAATTGTTTAATCATCATTGTAAAACGTCTAGCACGTGTGAAAAGGACATACTCATTTGCCGACTGGTGCATGAAATTATCTAGTTGCTGAAATGCCGTTCCAGTGATTATGCTCCCAAGAAATACATTAATAAATaggaaaatataatatctaGTTGCAGATCTCCTCTCTAAAGCCGATCGGCTAATAAATCCTTCAAACTTAGACATTAGCATCAATATATCAGGTagaaagataagaaaaatctTCAATGCGATTCCCGGAAGGAAACCTTGAATGAATGACTTTATGACCTTCCTGCATGAAAAAGGTGataatttatgtttagaaAACTCAAGCCAGGATTGCGCAGAAAAATCACATTAAAAccaaagttaaaagaaaatattatccttttttagttattctcttcaatttattttcagtaaaacttaaaatttacttCAATAAAACTTCTAGCAAATCAAGAagtgataaatttaaaaaattcttaaaatatttcaactgAATGAAAGCTTAATTTCAGGAGCCCTTTGGTCCTACAATTGGCTGCAGAAACTTTTACGGTACATTGATTGGTTTCCCAAACagatttgtataaatattcctattataaaacaaaactaCTTTGATCTGAAAATAGTGTGAggatatgaaaataatgaattataGGCTtttaagaaagaagaagaaacttaCACTTCAATTATCGGTTTAAGGAAGGGTAAGGCTTTCTCAATGCCCTCAATATTTGCAAGGGATTGCACAATTGCAATGGGAATCATGAAAAAGAAGGTCAGGAAGAAATATgcgacaaaaataataagtctCCTAATTGTGAGTGAGACAAATGGAATTGCCAGGTTATCCCAATATACATCACGGGGCTCCGGAGCCCAATCAGTCAGCCATAGAGTCGGATTTCTGGTTTGTTGAGTTTGTGCACAAACAGAAGCTCCCCATCGAGTTTTGAAGGAAACAAATGCTGCTGGAATGACAGATTTGCCGCTGCTCATTACCTTATCTCTCTCCAAGCTTAtctgaaaataattcatataagACCATATGATTAAGCACATAAGCAACATATAAAATTGACCATCATATGCTTCATTCAAAATTACGAACCATCAATCACAAAAATGGGGCCTAAGAAAGTTGCTCAGCTTACACACATATGGATTGTATTGCTTCAGCTTCAAATGGAGATCTTTGACAAATAAGGACTAAAGTGGAATTCTCAGTGATTAGTAAATTGAGAATGGCTTCAAGATTCCAATTCtagaagttgaagaagaaaaaacctTTGGACATATAATGACAATAAATGTTTGTAGACAAATAGGCCATCAGGCTGGAACAGTATAGGTCAGCTAGAAGGCTTTAGAAACAAGGAAAGAATAATGTAATGCCTTAAAACAACAAATTGAAAGAACAAAGTCAAAGAAGATTAAGAAAAGCCATTTACCTCTTTTTTAAGCGTCTCAATCTTGGAAGTATAAAAGTCAATTGCATCCACTGTTTTTCCCCAGAGGCCAAGAAAACCAGTCTGCTTAATGAGAAAGTTAATCCTCAAAAAATTTAGTAATCTTGCTCAAAACTACTGATTCTTGCTCAAAACTACTGATTCTGAGTGGCattaccccaaaaaaaaaaaaagactaagAGTTCATCAATTGCTGTGCAGTACCTTCGTAGAGGGCTTTCTGGCTGGATTTCTTGAATATTTAAGTTGATAGAAGTCCAGCCAATTctgcattttcttcttcttattgaCTAATTCAGAGAGCTTGTTAGCATTATTTACAACCTGCCCACATATTCCaacatgtaaaataaaaattaaagaataaacaTCAACAAGTTATTGAAGTTCTGTATAGAGAACACAAATCCACATGCCACCTTCATATCCCAATGAaaccaagaaaataaaatatatttaatttatcagtGTAAGAACTTAAAGCCATATTTGgttgaaaaaaatgagatgagaggAGAGAAATGGAAAGGGGAGAGGAGgagagagaggagagaaaATGAGGGAAAAGGGTgattttttggtttggtttgacatgaaaattttcttttctccactcatttttttcccctccttTGCTCtcctctcttcttcttccattTCTTCAAGCCAAACATACAATAAGGGGTATGGTTATCAAGAATCCTGCAAAATAATGAATTGGCTTTACATGAATGGCCTGTCCAGTTCAGGAAATGTCAGCTGATACTGTTTCATAAGACCTGGTTAATCTGCAGTTGTTCATTCGTGATCTTATTCTTAGAGCCAAATCCATATTAGTTACTCACAAGAATCATTTACTCTATCACCATGCACGTTGTACATCTAATATTTGAAGGATCAGCATAACATAGCTTATAGCAGAATCTAGTataagcctttttttttttttttgagaggTAGTATAAGCTTATTAGTTTCAACTAAATTGATATAATCATATAACCAATCTTATACAAATTTCTCTCTTTCCCATGTCCATCAGTGTGCGTGGACGCGCAAAGAACTTAAGCATCTAGAGATGCTATTAAGATATTTTTGTGCAGGCAACTAAGGCAAAGAATATTTGCATGATGATAATGTAACAAACCTGATGAGTGAGATAATGATCTGGATGATTGACGAGAAAAAAATGTTCCACAAGCTGAGTAACTGATTCATCAGGATCTGGTGGCACATTTCTCACCAGCACCTATAACAAATGATGCAAATTCCAGAAATCATAATTGAAAAGAGAGGAACAGCTCCCTGATTGATCAAAGAAGTCAACTTGAAAGTacttgaaataatattaataatttattagcaTTCCTAAACCTCACAATATGCTGCAAAAagctaaaggaaaatgaacaaACCTCTCTCGTTGTATATTCTAAAATGAACTCAAAATTGTGAATTACGCATGCAAAAGAGTGCATATACAAAGAGCGTCTCCTGGTAGTGCATTTGTGACAAACAAGAAACACCAATGCCCATAATGGCTCCACATCTTAACAGAGTACAAAATACAGTCAACTAGTTATACCAATCTTGATATCCCTCAACTTTTTAACTTACTGTGAATTGATCTGGCCGCCTCTGTTCTGATGCAAGAAAATGCAACCTCATTGCCGCCACAATCTCATACTCCCTCTTCAGCACATAACATGTCCAGAAGGTAAACACATATGCCATTACCAGATGGGTCCAAAATCTGCGACCAAAGTTTGCACAagataagaataaattttactttgccaacatttaaatattatattggtGGAAATATTTGCACCGGAGAATAATGAttctgaaaaaagaaattccaaAATACAACTCACCACAACTATCTTCAAAGTGCTACACATATGATCccatatgaaaataataaaatcaataaggCCAAGGCtctataattgatttataaaatgaaatcccCCAATGGTCATACATCTGACCATTCAAAGCCTGTAGTCCCTTTGCCTTTCAACTAAGTTTGTAATGCCTATAAAACATAATGCTGATATACTGAAACACACATAAAACCAAAAGCTGTAGAAGCCCTacctcttaaaaaaaaaaaaatccctaaaAAGGCCCAAGAGCCAAGATTGCTACAAAATCTTTGGAGTGAAGACATTCTGAAAATGTGTAGTGAAACTTGTCAATCCACAGACAGAATCGACGACATCTTCTAACTGTCATGTTGGCTTGAATAAAGCTCTGAAAATATCTACTTCAAAATGGTTGACTCTGTTGAAagctaaaagaaaatcatttaataGTGGCAACACCAGCCATATCTTTTTGACTGTCATGTTGATTtgcataaaaatttgaaaacagaATCTAACTTCATGGTTCTTAACTCCGATGAAAGCTAAACCAtctaataataagaaaatcaatctCGTGTTTGTAAATAATCCAGCACTTATgtcaaaatttgtaaaaatttctTTAGTCAAAGTGTAAACATCAGGAAGAAAAGATAAACAATGATGGTGTGAGAAGATAATAATACTGACACACCTTAAAATCAGATGCTTCAGCTTACCTATTTGATCCAAGTGGAACATTTGATATAGAGAGCAAGTCTATGTTgctgtattttaatttagaatgcTCTAAGGTCTTATTGGTCCAATTAACTGGTACCATGACAGCAAAACCAAGGCAGGCAATcggaataaaaattttgagcctGCActtaaacaagaaaacaaaaaaagtacAGTGAGTCCAGTAAGATAAATCAAGCAAATTCAGGCAAAAGGGAGACATTCAAAATACTATATCATTCCGATTTCAAATAGTACTTTGGGTAGAAAAACTAATTCCTAGACAGGGAATGACATAGGACAACATATAAGcaattttccattaatttttcaaattgcgacaagtacttttatatttattaaaacaacTCTCCTCTTGACATAAATCAGAAAAGATCATGCATTTCAAATAGCCAATTTCACGAGCTAAAAAGAAACGATGCAGTAGAGCATACCCTATCAAGTAAATCCTCAAGTAAACAGCAGAATCCAATCCTGCATGGTCAATTAACTCTGGCTCTGGCATTTGCAGGGCTGCTGGCATCCAACTCAGAAACCTCAGATATGACCGAAAGTCCAAATTGACAAATTTACTTACAAGTGTACCGGTCTGCAAAGGGCTGCTTCTTAAACCCTTCAGATACCATTTGGGAAAGTAGACTCTATCATTTATAGGTTGAATCCGAAGGATGGCAAATGCCGAAAGGAAAGCAAATGCACTGAGGATATTAATAGTCGCAGCAACTCCTATATCACCAAGTGTAGCCATATGTCTgtttcaaagataaaaatttattcctgtaaaaaaaataataacaataagcCTTCATAAAATACATCAGCTTACttcttaaaaagaatatattatgGGCTATTCATTTGGACACAACAAGTTTCAGGCAAACAAAAAACACCattcatttgaagaaaatcgGAAAGCAACTCCTAATTTGCATTTTGAAAAACATGATTCAAAATAAAAGCTACTTTTGACTTTAATACATCATTTTCAAAGGGATGACACCTTTAGTCGTAGCAAGCCAATCATCTTAGTCAAGACACTAAAAGTGAATGAGGAAAagagataaaaacaaaaaattaaaaaaaaaaaaaagcaatcaaGATATTCTGGTGAAGACATCCCATTATTGAAAGTTTGAAACTGCAGATCATGTTATGCTGGTGTAGAATTGAAAcagaaaatatgaaatcaaATATAGAAGCCATAGCAAAACCGACATCAAAGCATTTGATTTCAACAGTTCTTATAACAAAGAAACatcaattgaaacaaaaagaatttaaccAATGCCAGTCTGATTGACTAAAATAATCTGCCGGATCCTTGATTAAAACACAAATTGAGGCAAGCAGGCATGcaaataacaaacaaacaaacacaagcACACATGcaaataacaaacaaacaaacaaaaggaaaaatagaaattcCACTCATCTAAGCTACTACTACAATTCCCTTTCATTGAATTGGAAACAATAAATTTCCCTCCATATTCTCAGCAACCAACCAATCACtgagttttgaaaaaaaaattggaagaaaaggggaaaaaaaaaaaagactgtATTGTATTCATCAAGAACAAAACAAGGAACAAGAAACGACAAAAGAAACAAGTGtatgataattttcttatatttccCCAGAATTTCCCATCAAATGAACAAAGAAACTAAAGGCAAGAAACTTCAAAGATCCGTTTACATACCTTCTTTAAACTGAATCTACTCACTTCACTTAAACTTCAAAATCCAAAGTCCAAACCCCACAAAATGTCACCAATGAGAAGCAAAAAGAGCCGCAGCGTTTGGACTCACTGAGGAGTTGAGGCCTTTTGTAAGTTGTAACTGTCTAGAAGCGTGACAGATCAGACACAAACACAATGAGTCAGAACCCCATTAAAAACGTTACACTTTGCGTCTTTTCTGAATCAAGTGAAGTAAGATTcttaatagattttattatcattcTTGGCTctttataaaagaaagaaaaatagaaaaataaaaaaatgaaaaaagattgTGAAAGCAGAGTGGAAGTTTTAAAATGACCAACATGGAAACAGGATTTGCTTTGGCTGGcacattaaattatttcggtttcattaatttactattaaagtTTTGTAATAAAGTCGTAGGGCCGGTTCTTTTATGCATGCCCGGGACCTCTAACGGctactatttatttatgaatgtGGAAAGTCTTCTCgtcaattacaaatttattatgagtttTTATCATAGAGATCCCTCattgttttgtatttaataataataagcataatatttatatttgtgccAAATAGACCCACAACTCTATTGAGATGACTTCAAGTACACTTTTTTGTTTGctataacttttcaaataaaatttatccaaataGAGCTTCTATAATTGAAGCTATtgtcataaaaattttaattgtttagttattaataaaaacttttattaaaatttacaaaattattttaatatacaaGTATTTTGaagttatgttataaaaaaaaattgaattaagataatgaaatgaaataatagtattttacataatttaactTCTTAAAAAGACTCTATaacctttatttttaaaaaagtctaaaatttaagtttttgggAATAGaggtaaaataacttattaaatacctaaaaaatattctcaaaatataatcaaatggcacaaaaaaaaatagaaaagaacttttgtgataaaaaaaaaacttttgactattaaaaaaattgtataaaacGTACACTCAATATATGAGAAGTACTAGCAATAGTTACTCGCAAAGGCACTTGAACTGGTTGagaagatttaaataattagataaCTATAATCGAACCATTAAAGTGAACGATAaacttgaaatgaaaaattaaaataacaaattgtaggattttttttattattttgttgaatttgctcaaataaccaaacaaaaaaaggaagatACGTATCAGGTAGCTGAGAGAGCGAATCACACTTATGGTTATGGGAGGCAGTTGCTAGCAGTCCTTTTCCGTTATTAAGTTGCACACCCTAACCCAAAAATATAAGAAGAATTTAGCCGCTTATTAAGTATACAGGGACGTATTAGATATGAGTGTATAAACTAGGGCCCTTATTTcagaaaacattaaaaatgaGAAACCTCAACGATAACCTCCCAAAAGGCTCATGAAGGGTCTACGTCATCCTACGGGGacaaatttccttttttttttttattgtggcCATGAACTGACAAGTGTCTTTGCTCCCAGTACTTTTAAAAGATGTGAATTGACAAGTGCCGCTCGTGTACTGTTTTGGTCGTGCTGTGATTGCAGGCCTTAAATTACTATTCTCGaataagaaaaacagaaatgaaaaaaaaaaaatggagtaataaaaaaaaaaatggtaatgAACACCATTTATAAGTGACAATGATATACAGTTGATACATGCTGCTGGAAATAGTCTGGGAGCTTGaagcaatttttttcctttttctccgAAAAGAATTTGGTAATGATGGGGACTAGAGTGTTTAATTTCGCTTATGGCTCTTGGCACGGTGGATTAAGACCAAAACAGCGCAAAATGAAAAGTGGTGTTCTCTTTTGATCAGTATCAGATTTCCTTGCCAATTAAAGGAGAAGATCGTGCAAGATAATCAGTCAAAATCAATCACGAAACAGTTGTCAAATTTGAGCAGCCGACAGGCGACAACCCGCAACAAATTTGCCGACTCGGTATATGGAGATTGAAGATCTGATGACAAACATATGCAGTGTTTATGACCCACAAAGTCAATTGTCATGATACAAAGAACATGCAGCGTCGCGTGATTTAATTAGATAAGATCAAAATGTATAGGAAAGTCAGTTCACATTTGTTTGGAAACCAGACTGGCAGCCAAATCccaaaaacatattattcaagAGAAacgaataataaattacatcAGATGCAACATTACAACCCACGTGATCCACATTTCTATGTCTCTTTGCCCATGCACTAGCACCCAAATCAGTTATGGTATCAACTATATAACTCCTGAAATCCAGTGAATACGGATAAAGTGGATCTTCACTTCAAATGGGAATTCTCATTGCAGCAAAGATTGTATTTATGTCTAAGCTGTGATGTATAAAATACCCATGCCAGAGACTCAGTTGTGTGAGAACTGAGAAATTGTGTACCCCGCATTAGCTCTTCTGATGAACAGCGATTTGGTGGATGTCCATGTCCTTCAACATGACAGCACGCCCACAAGAATCACATGGAGCAGTCCGTGATCCACAAATGCTCTCATGCTCAGATAGCCCCCTCATTCTATCCCGAACATCCATAGCTGATGTTCCAGCTTGGACCATGTCCCCACAAAACC contains:
- the LOC102622510 gene encoding CSC1-like protein At3g21620 isoform X1; translated protein: MATLGDIGVAATINILSAFAFLSAFAILRIQPINDRVYFPKWYLKGLRSSPLQTGTLVSKFVNLDFRSYLRFLSWMPAALQMPEPELIDHAGLDSAVYLRIYLIGLKIFIPIACLGFAVMVPVNWTNKTLEHSKLKYSNIDLLSISNVPLGSNRFWTHLVMAYVFTFWTCYVLKREYEIVAAMRLHFLASEQRRPDQFTVLVRNVPPDPDESVTQLVEHFFLVNHPDHYLTHQVVNNANKLSELVNKKKKMQNWLDFYQLKYSRNPARKPSTKTGFLGLWGKTVDAIDFYTSKIETLKKESLFVKDLHLKLKQYNPYISLERDKVMSSGKSVIPAAFVSFKTRWGASVCAQTQQTRNPTLWLTDWAPEPRDVYWDNLAIPFVSLTIRRLIIFVAYFFLTFFFMIPIAIVQSLANIEGIEKALPFLKPIIEVKVIKSFIQGFLPGIALKIFLIFLPDILMLMSKFEGFISRSALERRSATRYYIFLFINVFLGSIITGTAFQQLDNFMHQSANDIPKTIGTSIPMKATFFITYIMVDGWAGVAGEILRLKPLIIYHLKNFFLVKTEKDREEAMDPGTVGFNTGEPQIQLYFLLGLVYAVVTPFLLPFIIVFFALAFVVYRHQIINVYNQEYESAAAFWPDVHGRIITALVVSQLLLMGLLSTKEAAQSTPLLITLPILTIWFHRFCKGRYEPAFVRYPLQEAMMKDTLERAREPNLNLKSFLQIAYIHPVFKEVEECESDPASEESDQEPVLIPTKRQSRMNTPLPSKHSGSMTSLG
- the LOC102622510 gene encoding CSC1-like protein At3g21620 isoform X2, whose product is MATLGDIGVAATINILSAFAFLSAFAILRIQPINDRVYFPKWYLKGLRSSPLQTGTLVSKFVNLDFRSYLRFLSWMPAALQMPEPELIDHAGLDSAVYLRIYLIGLKIFIPIACLGFAVMVPVNWTNKTLEHSKLKYSNIDLLSISNVPLGSNRFWTHLVMAYVFTFWTCYVLKREYEIVAAMRLHFLASEQRRPDQFTVLVRNVPPDPDESVTQLVEHFFLVNHPDHYLTHQVVNNANKLSELVNKKKKMQNWLDFYQLKYSRNPARKPSTKTGFLGLWGKTVDAIDFYTSKIETLKKEISLERDKVMSSGKSVIPAAFVSFKTRWGASVCAQTQQTRNPTLWLTDWAPEPRDVYWDNLAIPFVSLTIRRLIIFVAYFFLTFFFMIPIAIVQSLANIEGIEKALPFLKPIIEVKVIKSFIQGFLPGIALKIFLIFLPDILMLMSKFEGFISRSALERRSATRYYIFLFINVFLGSIITGTAFQQLDNFMHQSANDIPKTIGTSIPMKATFFITYIMVDGWAGVAGEILRLKPLIIYHLKNFFLVKTEKDREEAMDPGTVGFNTGEPQIQLYFLLGLVYAVVTPFLLPFIIVFFALAFVVYRHQIINVYNQEYESAAAFWPDVHGRIITALVVSQLLLMGLLSTKEAAQSTPLLITLPILTIWFHRFCKGRYEPAFVRYPLQEAMMKDTLERAREPNLNLKSFLQIAYIHPVFKEVEECESDPASEESDQEPVLIPTKRQSRMNTPLPSKHSGSMTSLG
- the LOC102622510 gene encoding CSC1-like protein At3g21620 isoform X3 → MATLGDIGVAATINILSAFAFLSAFAILRIQPINDRVYFPKWYLKGLRSSPLQTGTLVSKFVNLDFRSYLRFLSWMPAALQMPEPELIDHAGLDSAVYLRIYLIGLKIFIPIACLGFAVMVPVNWTNKTLEHSKLKYSNIDLLSISNVPLGSNRFWTHLVMAYVFTFWTCYVLKREYEIVAAMRLHFLASEQRRPDQFTVLVRNVPPDPDESVTQLVEHFFLVNHPDHYLTHQVVNNANKLSELVNKKKKMQNWLDFYQLKYSRNPARKPSTKTGFLGLWGKTVDAIDFYTSKIETLKKESLFVKDLHLKLKQYNPYISLERDKVMSSGKSVIPAAFVSFKTRWGASVCAQTQQTRNPTLWLTDWAPEPRDVYWDNLAIPFVSLTIRRLIIFVAYFFLTFFFMIPIAIVQSLANIEGIEKALPFLKPIIEVKVIKSFIQGFLPGIALKIFLIFLPDILMLMSKFEGFISRSALERRSATRYYIFLFINVFLGSIITGTAFQQLDNFMHQSANDIPKTIGTSIPMKATFFITYIMVDGWAGVAGEILRLKPLIIYHLKNFFLVKTEKDREEAMDPGTVGFNTGEPQIQLYFLLGLVYAVVTPFLLPFIIVFFALAFVVYRHQEQ